TGCGAATGAACTCCAAGAGGGTTTTACACTCCCCTGGGTTTCTGGCTCGGTATCGGACATAGGCGTTAAACATGCATAGTTGGAAGAGATAGGCTATAAACTTCTTGGACAAGTTCAGCGATCTTCGAATGAAGGGATAGTATGCAATAGTTTGGTCCAACTTGTTTACCCCATTCATGGATGCATTGTACGCAGCAACACACTCTGGCTTGAGCTGAGCAACCTTGTCTTTGtttcccctcctccacacatCAACCCCCTGCATGCTACCTTGGTGGCAGATAGTCACCATCCTCACCAACCGTTTGTCCTGCCATGCTACTACCATCACCCTCTCATTGTGCCGCACAACTTTTTCCTCCAACCCCAAATCAGTCTTTGTCATCTCTCTGATGATCTGAGGTTCCCCCCTATGTTTACTCAGTGTTCCACAGACGTTGGTTTGCACTCCCAGTAAACGTTCACACAGTGCTACAGAATTTATAACCATGACCTGGTCTCCTTGAACCATGATCAAGGAGAGAGAACACTATCTCTGGCAGTGTACTAGCTTCCCCAACATAAGGACGCATATTGAAGCAGTACCCAGTAGCAGAGTCACACAGTATGTAGGATTTGATTCAATATTTCACAGGCTTTTGTGGGTTATACAACCTGAAAGATAGGTGCCCCCGTCACTGCATCATACCCTCATCAATGCAAATGTTTTGCCCTGGTTGATACATCTCCTTGAACTTTCCCACAATGTAATCTAACACTGGGCGGACTTTGTACATTTTGTCAGTCGCATCCTATAATGCATTATTGTTGAAATGAAGGAACCTCCATATAATCTGAAATCTGTTCCTTGGCATAGTCTTGCCAAAATGGGGCGTAGCATCTACCTCATCAACACTCCAGTACAGTTCAAGGTTTGACTTTTTGATATAACCAGTGAGAAAACTGAGTCCAAAGAAATTTTTCAATTCTGGGACTGACACTGGTTTCCATGCATTACCTCTGCTATATGGCAGATTGTCAGGGTGTGCTTCAAAATATTGACTTGCATACAGGTTGGTCTGATCCACAATATGTTGGAGCAGCTTGTCCGTCAGGAAGAGTGTCAGGAAGTCAGCTTGCAGGTCGCTATCCAGCTCCGCAGCAGCCCTCCGGGGTCCTGGGGTTGCAGTGAAGGGGAAATTGTTTGGTTGCCAGCCAGCTTGATGCCAGTCATCCCCGCGACCTCTGCTTGATGCACGACCTGTAaattatagaaatatatataattaccataaaaatataatttttttattactgcGGTGTGATCTGAAGAATTTTCTTCTTTGCACTGCCAACAGGAGTGGGAGCTCTGCTGGATGCATGATCTGTAAATTGAAAATTGCTTCACATCAGTAAGCTGGCAACAGATGTTACAATATGAACTAGTGGGACTAAATGGCGTTCAATGTGACATGGACTGAAGCTAACAGTAGGAGTGGGAGTGCGAGCTCTGCTGGACGCACGATCTGTAAATTGTAAATTCCTTCACATCAGTAGGCTACTGGCAACACATATTAGCTACAGTAATGAACTAGTGGGACTAAATGGCGTTCATGTGACGCactgaaggaggagagaaggggaaaagtTATCTCTTACCTCCCTCACGTCTTCCCGCGTCAGGGGATGAGGCTCTGCTGTTCCCGGTTGACGGCAACCACTCGTCCGACGAATCTGGGTCAGGTTCGCTGAATTCATCAGCTGATGATTCGGAGACGTCTGCTGAAACACGCCGTGtaggccttctctctctccttggccCGGGTTTTTCGTCAGAGGCTTTATCGTTTCAAACAACCGAGTCGATTCcgacactgagacacacattCTGTTCTAAAGTTTCTCTCAGGTTTCGCtggcgctgtcacgttaaaattgtaccgggggcgaaaattgtaccggcctacgtcatcgtttgtttacatcctgacaacctgcccggcaacagacgacgcgatgcagaaaacatgtttccaaacgacgaaataacataacacagatagcggatcgctatctgtattatgatagatagcgataacacttgtttttactttatatttgtattgtatttaattgtttaatcgaaacaataaaaaaaattgcccgcgaaacgggcgaacGCGTCAaattacaaatgttttgcccgcgaaacgggcgatcgcgtcaaatgacgtaggagggttcttgaaacataatacagataacggatcgctagataacacttgtttttactttatatttgtattgtattgaattgtttaatcgaatttagctagtaaactgagtgttttaagcaggtttcatagtctagaatgttcaagaaccttcctacgtgatttgacgcgtcatttgacgcgatcgcctgtttcgcgggcaattttttttattgtttcgatataacaattaaatacaatacaaatataaagtaaaaacaagtgttatcgctatctatcataatacagatagcgatccgctatctgtattatgttatttcgtcgtttggaaacatgttttctgcatcgcgtcgtctgttgccgggcaggttgtcaggttgtcaggatgtaaacaaacgatgacgtaggccggtacaattttcgcccccggtacaattttaacgtgacagcgccaTGTTCACTTTCTTCACCCATTAGGGTACTGTTTACTCATCTCCCATCCAATTTGGCACAGCGCCGTTGCCACCTAGCGGGTCAGTTCGGTAGTACATTCTCTGTTTACAAGCCAGATCGCTCCCCCGCCCGTTCTGTTGAAAAACATAATAGACGTCATTGGCAGTCAATGagttaaaagtaaaaaaaaaaaggcattaattaataaaacggttaaccgtgtacactaaaaaaaaaaggggttgtgtaaccgtttacatttttttgtaaccGTCACACCCCTACTTTGCACCGTagggaccaataaaacaccaaataagatttgaaaagctttggactagagatgtccgatattagcataaaaatgtaatatctgtcaatatcggtatcggatttttttgaaaaaaataaaaaaataaaaaatatataaacatgacacttttcccttaaattaagttgaagtatttttcttattttgcacagacaatgttaacatttggaaagccttgttgcattcaagaatgcatccagtggggcatcacaataacattaagcatgttgtgttaattccacaacaggagatatgtaatattacctaaattaggtttgaggaaaaataacccaaatatcgacataggaaggctgatatcggaatcgaaaatttagagttggacaatatcgcatatcggatatctgcaaaaaagccaatatcggacatccctactttggacgtttatttacaacactgcttacatggtttgtagtcaacatatgagatagatcgggcggcgaattgcaCTGCGTAACCGATATCCCGACGGAGAGCTGCTGAGCGGATTATggagtcggagtagtatactttggctaaacagtccgggtggaactccgacttcaagttCTAAATTCCAcatcgcaaaacaagcctttacattcaccatattaacgctatgtacgccacatttacgaaacgcggtacacctctgtaaccgctccgaagtgcctgtaccgtgacggttcggtacaaatacgtgtaccgttaTACCCCTAATAACcagagccctgctaaaacacgaaGACTACTCATACAGTTAATACTAGAATGATTTACATCTTCTTAATGGCAGACAGGTGTAAGGAATGCTGAGATCAGCTCGGATTCCCAATATAACTACAGTATTGTTAAAACAGGTGAAAGGAAACAACAGATAACTGGGGTTGTGTCTTTATGACCTCCCCACATTCTTAAAAGGGGGAAACGTAGGGGTGCCTTCGAAGCTGGAGCATTTGTCCCTTGACCACCCCAAGGGGGACAAGGAAGGAGGCATaatcaacaaaaataagttGGAAGGATAGAATGTCAAAATCGAATTCTTCCAATACACAAGTGTGTGCAAAGTACATACTGTATCCCTTTGtgcaaataatgaatgaatataattactttctgtctgtcattgttttctttctgcagaagactgcgatgactTTGGAGACTTCAGCACACAGCGCAGCGCCACCTCGAATAGTCTGCATGTGGATGCCCCTGGCTCCTACCATATGTCAAGTCACACCGgggagctgcggatcctgagcgtccacggaaaaggggagggcccgcTGGCGGACGGCCATGACACATTCTTCACCACATCCGAACCGGAGGCACTGAGCTCGCCGTCTGCGGACCGCAGCTTGGCCAAGAGCCTGGTCCAAagtgaggagctgactgggcatcggGGCGGCCGCAAATGCCGGCCCGGTGTCTTGTTTGACAAGGGTTTTCCCGACAATACCAAGAAGACCACCTGTAAGCGTACCCACActggcgagaagccctacagttgTGACCAATGCTTGAAGAGTTTCAGTCAGAGCTGCAatctgaagagccacatgaggactcactccggagAGAAGCCATACAGCTGTGAACGATGCATGAAGAGTTTCAGTCAGGGCTcccacctgaagagccacatgaggactcactctggggagaagccctacaggtgtgaccaatgcatgaagtgcttcagtAAGAGCTGCGACCTGAaaagccacatgaggactcactccggggaaaAGCCATACAGCTGTGACCGATGCATGAAGAGTTTCAGTCAGAGATCCaacctgaagagccacatgaggacccactctggggagaagccctacaggtgtgaccaatgtaTGAGGTGCTACAGTACAAACAAcagcctgaagatccacatgaatATTCACTCCGAGGACAGGCTCAACAGGTGTGAACTTTGCTTGAAGTGCTTCACTACAAGCTGCGACCTGAAGAGACACATTAGGAATCATTCCgccgagaagccctacagctgtgaccaatgcatgaagcgcttcagtAAGAGCTGCGACCTGAAGGTCCACAttaggactcactccggggagaagccctacgagtgtgaccaatgcatgaagcgcttcGGACGGGGCtctcacctgaagagccacatgaggacacactccggggagaagccctacaggtgtgaccaatgcatgatgTGCTTCAGAGATTACTCCCACCTGAAGCGCCACATGAGAACTCACCCGGGGacaagccctacaggtgtgaccaatgtgtAAAACGCCAAAGGCCCCGTCATGTTCGTTatggccgaccgtccagacggaccCCGGCGTTTTCGGGTCCTGCAAACACAGGAACACAGGAGCCGACTCACTCCGGGAAGAAGCATGTGTCTACAGTGCAACGCCAGCTTCAACGGCCCTAGCAATTGTCACATTGCGTTGgcacatgctcaagcacacGGGCAAGGGTGCTTTGTCATGGGGCAACGGGACGCTTTGTTTGACACCTCTATCCACTATTTGTTGAAAATGTAACTGctgtatttcttttttcatcATGATTAAAGACGATTTCCAACTTTGGATTCGCTTTCTGTTTTGATTGTTGTAGATAATTGATGTCTGTGTGATGAATTCGTATTTTTTGAACACTTCGGACAAGCAAACGTTTGATTTAAATATGGAGCATTATCATTGGAAGATACAGGCAGCGAAGTTGTAAAGTATACATTCAACGATGGTTGTATGCTTATTTTAGCAAACTTTCACATTGTTGGGTAATCGAGCACAACAGTGACCGCCCCTTTTTTTAACAGCTCTGGTTCCGGAAGTAAATCTCCCATTTTCTCTgttgaaatgttcataaaatCGTTATACAAAGTTTTTTAAACCTCGAACCAAGCCAATTGGTTCGTCAGGGTAGTAGTGACCATAAAACATGATTCGGGGCAAAAGGAATTTGGAAAACAGAAGAAAAGGCAATGGTACAAGACTACATTATTTTGGTGAAGGAGGAACTCTTCCCATAAACCTTTGAAAACTTTTCACAATGGTTCCAACCCACTGAGCGTTTTTCTTGCATCTTATAACCTTTATCATTCATATATTGTTTATGTTAGTAAAAGTTGTGTCATAtattctgtgtatgtatgtatagtcTTTCATATCGTGTATGGCGTTGTCATGGTACGTTCCTGATCCCAATCAAAGCGGAATAACGTTACTTTTAATACATGTGTGACATATTCATTCACCATTATGTATTCCTAGCTTTGATACTACAAAATTACTAAAAAGCACTGCTAGTGATATATCAtctatttttacttttattttttataatatattctaTATCATATTTTCCATATGTTGAGCTCATTTCCTCTACAGTGAGCTCCACCAATCATTACCAGTCATGTTACACTTTAGGATTATGGGTAGTGTACTGGGGCCTCTACAAACTattttttccataggaaattttCTTTCCTATGGAGATGACCCGGAAGTGCTTTGAGGAAAGGTGCTAGGAAAGGAGCCTCGATGCTTCCTTAAACCCTCCTTTTGCATAGGTTCCTCCTGAGCAACCTTTGCGAAAGGAGATAGCggtatcccataatcctttacgGCGGCCATATTTAAAGCAACGTGCCACCGACGAGGTTTACACACTACGCGAAGACGCACGTGAGACGCGGTAAAGCAGAAGAACAGAAGAGAAGAATATACAATTGATAATGGATACTAAATAAGAACAACTTTCCATTTGTTCACTTGCTTTAATGAACGATAGCAGTGAAATGACAATAATCAAACATGTCATGAGCAGCTAAAAGTGCGGGTAGGTTTACATCCAAATAGAGTCATTAACTTCCTGTTCCGCTATGTGCAACAACACAGAGGACCGTAGTGCAATATTCAATATCTCCCCCTGAGCCTTTAACACTCTAACACAAAggctgatttaaaaaaaaaaaacagcattgAATGAACGGTTGTACGCACTACGCCATAAAAACGAGCGGAAAGTCCAACATGAACACAATGCCCACAGAACCCATTAAAGACTACCCCACAGCAAAGTCCTTATGCCAGGCAGGCACACCGGCCTTCCTGGTGGACCGGCGCAAGCCTGTTGCCGGCGACACGTCGGGCGGCATTGGGAGCGGGGCCACAGAGGCTGGCGGCGGCGTACGAGGGACGCCCTGGGCCGGCACCACTGGAACGATAGGGGTGGGCTGCATCCCGCGCCAGGGAGAGCCTGCAGGTGGCAGTGCCGGTGGTGGAGTGGGCCATAACTCTGTCACGGGCCTCACTGGGCCGCTCACAAGACCAGGCAGCTGCGGCGTTGCACTAAGTGCTGGTACAGCGACACGAGACGCCAGATCGTCATAGATCGATCGAGGTGGGGGCCGGTCACTGTGGACCGGGTAGAACTTGCGCAGGAATCTGCGGTTTCGAGTTGAGACCCTGCCCGATCCGTCAATCTTGACCACGTACTGATCGTGCTGGCGCACCTCAACGACACTGCCTGTCCTGTCCCACTTGTTAGGGTGAGGTCCCATCTGGTTCTGTACGCGGACAAAGTCCCCCACCTCGAGAGGTGGGAGGCTTTTGGTGTGCTCCGCCCAAGTGCCAGCTGTGCGGATGTGGCGTTTGCGGAGGGCCTCCTCCCTTGCCGTCAGCGTCTCACGCCATGTTACGTGCGGCCTGTACCTCCCGGGGGGAATCAGGATGAAGTCGCGGATGGGCCAGCCGAAGACACACATCGCCGGGGATAGCTTTGTGTCAGCCTCCGGCGTATTACGGTATTAGAGTATCGCCCTCTGCACAGCGTCGTGTCGAGTTCGCCCTTCGGGCCTGTATTGTCAGTGATGAGCCGCTTCATCGTCTTCACCCCGATCTCTGCGCGGCAGTTGCTGTGGGGGAAGGCCACCGATGCGAGGCGGTGGAGTACGCCCCATCTGCGAAGGAAAGACCTGGTCTCGGCGGAGGTGAACTCTGGCCCCCCGTCCGATGCAAGCTCTTCCGGAGTCCCGTACGTGGCAAAGGCACGGCACGGCGTAGGTGGCATATGAGGTCTGC
The Gadus morhua chromosome 7, gadMor3.0, whole genome shotgun sequence DNA segment above includes these coding regions:
- the LOC115547388 gene encoding zinc finger protein 345 isoform X1, which codes for MFLNMSPCGSTLEEQLSSIMDVLAKAAVSEISQLFSEGSATLRLQITRSLKENEALRTKMKVMRSELFSLRHQTRSNASRASSRFTLDRANICKPRTKSLGNENGDDFEDRSTQRGATSDSLHVDSPGSSHMSSHSEELSILSVHGKGEGPLSLDGNDTLFTTSELEALSSLSGQSVATSLERAEQQTLQQTPDIILIKEEEDIGGCMPPVEDFDDFGDRSKQCDATSDSLHVDAPGSSHMSSHSEELRILSVHGEGEGPLDGHDTLFTSELEAINSLSADHSVANSLEQLVNREELTGKQQTPDTILIKEEEDIGGCIPPVEDCDDFGDFSTQRSATSNSLHVDAPGSYHMSSHTGELRILSVHGKGEGPLADGHDTFFTTSEPEALSSPSADRSLAKSLVQSEELTGHRGGRKCRPGVLFDKGFPDNTKKTTCKRTHTGEKPYSCDQCLKSFSQSCNLKSHMRTHSGEKPYSCERCMKSFSQGSHLKSHMRTHSGEKPYRCDQCMKCFSKSCDLKSHMRTHSGEKPYSCDRCMKSFSQRSNLKSHMRTHSGEKPYRCDQCMRCYSTNNSLKIHMNIHSEDRLNRCELCLKCFTTSCDLKRHIRNHSAEKPYSCDQCMKRFSKSCDLKVHIRTHSGEKPYECDQCMKRFGRGSHLKSHMRTHSGEKPYRCDQCMMCFRDYSHLKRHMRTHPGTSPTGVTNV
- the LOC115547388 gene encoding zinc finger protein 583 isoform X2; amino-acid sequence: MFLNMSPCGSTLEEQLSSIMDVLAKAAVSEISQLFSEGSATLRLQITRSLKENEALRTKMKVMRSELFSLRHQTRSNASRASSRFTLDRANICKPRTKSLGNENGDDFEDRSTQRGATSDSLHVDSPGSSHMSSHSEELSILSVHGKGEGPLSLDGNDTLFTTSELEALSSLSGQSVATSLERAEQQTLQQTPDIILIKEEEDIGGCMPPVEDFDDFGDRSKQCDATSDSLHVDAPGSSHMSSHSEELRILSVHGEGEGPLDGHDTLFTSELEAINSLSADHSVANSLEQLVNREELTGKQTPDTILIKEEEDIGGCIPPVEDCDDFGDFSTQRSATSNSLHVDAPGSYHMSSHTGELRILSVHGKGEGPLADGHDTFFTTSEPEALSSPSADRSLAKSLVQSEELTGHRGGRKCRPGVLFDKGFPDNTKKTTCKRTHTGEKPYSCDQCLKSFSQSCNLKSHMRTHSGEKPYSCERCMKSFSQGSHLKSHMRTHSGEKPYRCDQCMKCFSKSCDLKSHMRTHSGEKPYSCDRCMKSFSQRSNLKSHMRTHSGEKPYRCDQCMRCYSTNNSLKIHMNIHSEDRLNRCELCLKCFTTSCDLKRHIRNHSAEKPYSCDQCMKRFSKSCDLKVHIRTHSGEKPYECDQCMKRFGRGSHLKSHMRTHSGEKPYRCDQCMMCFRDYSHLKRHMRTHPGTSPTGVTNV